Proteins encoded within one genomic window of Melospiza georgiana isolate bMelGeo1 chromosome 24, bMelGeo1.pri, whole genome shotgun sequence:
- the ZC3H12A gene encoding endoribonuclease ZC3H12A: MSAGSVAPGWPEALPAAARPAAGMSGSESPEGLGDGPELQLKVDFFRKLGYSSEEIRVVLQKLGLGADTNTVLGELVKHGPAERDGPEAPPEPGEAPLVPRGGAGNKSPAPGPEETESDNLKPIVIDGSNVAMSHGNKEVFSCRGILLAVQWFWDRGHKDITVFVPSWRKEQPRPDVLITDQYILRDLEKKKILVFTPSRRVGGKRVVCYDDRFIVKLAHDSDGIVVSNDTYRDLQSERPEWKKFIEERLLMYSFVNDKFMPPDDPLGRHGPSLDNFLRKKPVVPEHKKQQCPYGKKCTYGIKCKFYHPERINQPQRSLADELRANARLSPTRSTSAKEEKKGKRGSQAELLCSVPAESDKSSVQKVSAERKSLAHKAKPSDVVLQAKGCVSGTVSPDRYQQPPMDSLSYISQEHLDSGIGSLENQLSDMWPHRCTSHCDHSHGEQVPVCTCGRQRPIYPHSPSLEQNGLLSYNHSSHKSSSSGASFLQYSPEMPRSGAPHSFSGFGVPVGAAGQYSLPGEFGAALPRSREFWSEPYPLPQVRSPGVPGPHPMHGAPGPPYGDSGPWADPEKFAEERASVHVKLCGIFHPHLVNAVMSRFPRLLDPQRLAAEILIYKAQNPGV, translated from the exons ATGAGCGCGGGCAGCGTCGCCCCGGGCTGGCCTGAGGCGCTGCcggccgcggcccggcccgcagCGGGGATGAGCGGCAGCGAGAGCCCCGAGGGGCTTGGAGACGGCCCCgagctgcagctgaaggtgGATTTTTTCCGCAAGCTCGGCTACTCCTCGGAGGAGATCCGCGTCGTGCTGCAGAAGCTGGGCCTGGGCGCCGACACCAACAcggtgctgggggagctggtgAAGCACGGCCCGGCCGAGCGGGACGGCCCCGAGGCCCCGCCCGAGCCCGGCGAGGCCCCGCTGGTCCCTCGGGGCGGTGCCGGCAACAAATCCCCCGCGCCCGGCCCTGAGGAGACGGAGAGCGACAACCTGAAGCCCATCGTCATCGATGGCAGCAACGTGGCCATGAG CCATGGGAATAAAGAAGTGTTCTCCTGCCGAGGTATCCTTCTGGCTGTGCAGTGGTtctgggacaggggacacaagGACATTACAGTGTTTGTGCCATCatggaggaaggagcagccccGACCAGATGTACTCATAACAG ACCAGTACATCCTGCGGGacctggagaagaagaagatCCTGGTGTTCACGCCGTCGCGGCGCGTGGGCGGCAAGCGCGTGGTGTGCTACGACGATCGCTTCATCGTCAAGCTGGCGCACGATTCCGACGGCATCGTGGTGTCCAACGACACCTACCGCGACCTGCAGAGCGAGCGGCCCGAGTGGAAGAAGTTCATCGAGGAGCGCCTGCTGATGTACTCCTTTGTCAATGACAA gtTTATGCCTCCAGATGATCCCTTAGGGCGTCATGGCCCCAGCCTGGATAACTTCCTCAGGAAGAAACCTGTAGTTCCAGAACACAAGAAACAGCAGTGCCCTTATG ggaaaaaatgcaCTTATGGAATTAAGTGTAAGTTCTACCACCCTGAAAGGATCAACCAGCCGCAGCGCTCCTTAGCTGATGAGCTCCGTGCTAATGCCAGGCTGTCCCCAACCAGAAGTACCAGTgccaaggaggagaaaaaggggaAACGGGGTTCCCAGGCAGAGctcttgtgctctgtgcccgcaGAGAGTGACAAAAGCTCTGTACAGAAGGTCTCTGCAGAGAGGAAGAGCTTGGCCCACAAAGCCAAGCCCAGTGACGTTGTGCTGCAGGCCAAAGGCTGCGTGTCAGGCACTGTCTCTCCTGATAGGTACCAGCAGCCCCCCATGGATTCTCTGTCTTACATCTCTCAGGAGCACCTCGACTCAGGCATTGGCTCTCTGGAGAACCAGCTGTCTGACATGTGGCCTCACAGATGTACCAGTCACTGTGACCATTCCCACGGGGAGCAGGTGCCCGTGTGCACCTGTGGCAGGCAGAGACCCATCTACCCCCATTCCCCCAGCTTGGAGCAGAACGGGCTGCTCTCTTACAACCACAGCTCCCACAAATCCTCTTCCTCTGGTGCTAGCTTCTTGCAGTACAGCCCTGAGATGCCTCGCTCGGGGGCACCCCACTCTTTCTCAGGCTTTGGGGTGCCCGTGGGCGCAGCAGGGCAGTACAGCCTGCCCGGTGAGTTTGGCGCCGCCCTGCCGCGCTCGCGGGAGTTCTGGTCCGAGCCCTACCCCCTGCCCCAGGTGAgatccccaggtgtgcctggcCCACACCCCATGCACGGGGCCCCAGGGCCCCCCTACGGGGACTCGGGGCCCTGGGCTGACCCGGAGAAGTTTGCTGAGGAGAGGGCCAGCGTGCACGTCAAGCTGTGCGGCATCTTCCACCCGCACCTGGTGAACGCTGTCATGAGCCGCTTCCCGCGGCTGCTGGACCCCCAGAGGCTGGCAGCTGAGATCCTCATCTACAAGGCCCAGAACCCGGGGGTGTGA